A window of the Bombina bombina isolate aBomBom1 chromosome 3, aBomBom1.pri, whole genome shotgun sequence genome harbors these coding sequences:
- the LOC128651873 gene encoding C-C motif chemokine 3-like gives MQISLAALSLLLFTVCYSEVLGPPFGAAAPTSCCFTYRRKPIPAGNISGYFMTSSRCANPGVIFQTIKKHNICADPSDQWVKTYLEKNANAL, from the exons ATGCAGATCTCTCTGGCTGCTCTCTCTCTGCTGCTGTTCACTGTCTGCTACTCAGAGGTCCTTGGTCCACCAT ttgGAGCTGCTGCCCCAACCTCATGTTGCTTTACCTATAGAAGGAAGCCGATTCCAGCAGGAAATATCTCTGGTTATTTCATGACTAGCAGCCGGTGTGCCAATCCTGGTGTCAT ATTTCAaaccataaaaaaacataacatttgcgCTGATCCAAGTGACCAATGGGTTAAAACTTATTTGGAGAAGAATGCAAACGCCTTGTGA